A portion of the Blautia hansenii DSM 20583 genome contains these proteins:
- a CDS encoding single-stranded DNA-binding protein, translated as MNKVILMGRLTRDPEVRYSAGENSMAIARYTLAVDRRFKRDGEATADFISCVAFGRAAEFAERYFRQGIRIVVSGRIQTGSYTNRDGNKVYTTDVVVEEQEFAESKAVSDSHVGQVASMGAPAPTPTPSMASADGFMNIPDGIDEELPFS; from the coding sequence ATGAATAAAGTAATTTTAATGGGACGTTTAACAAGAGATCCTGAGGTGAGATATTCCGCAGGAGAGAATTCAATGGCGATTGCCAGATATACATTAGCTGTGGATCGACGTTTCAAAAGAGACGGAGAGGCAACTGCTGATTTTATCAGCTGTGTTGCTTTCGGCAGAGCAGCAGAATTTGCAGAGAGATACTTCCGTCAGGGTATCCGCATTGTAGTAAGCGGCAGAATTCAGACAGGAAGCTATACAAACAGAGATGGCAACAAAGTCTATACAACTGATGTTGTAGTAGAAGAACAGGAATTTGCAGAAAGCAAAGCTGTAAGTGACAGTCATGTAGGACAGGTAGCTTCCATGGGAGCGCCTGCACCGACACCAACTCCGAGTATGGCATCCGCAGATGGAT